A genome region from Anopheles stephensi strain Indian chromosome 2, UCI_ANSTEP_V1.0, whole genome shotgun sequence includes the following:
- the LOC118506783 gene encoding homeobox protein Hox-D1, translating to MAASSCKSVAPLRQSDFSIEHILTRAGERYSKRRKLTASPNCRNCCSNSPGSDRSEDIDGSDEVARLHDEAGTEPDEELDEVIDVGQSVRPSDAGFLPAVPGCNMPTFDWLYYTRYHPPKLPRPQKSGPVKRTPGRLPRVPFTPAQLSALEDAYKVSTYLSSEEANQLAYSLELTNTRVKIWFQNRRARDRREKREASLATGGSSYTNPSASLSMAPLLSVAHSNSRAGSSHPSSPSSVEATGSRQSRSPTTDRSY from the exons ATGGCGGCTTCCAGTTGCAAGAGTGTGGCTCCTTTGCGCCAAAGTGATTTCAGTATCGAACACATCCTGACGCGGGCCGGTGAACGGTACAGTAAAAGGCGCAAGCTAACCGCGTCACCAAACTGTCGGAACTGTTGTTCCAATAGCCCGGGAAGTGATCGTAGTGAGGATATAGACGGTAGTGATGAGGTTGCCCGCTTGCACGACGAAGCCGGTACGGAACCGGACGAGGAGCTAGATGAAGTAATCGATGTGGGACAATCGGTGCGGCCTTCGGATGCGGGATTTTTACCAGCGGTTCCCGGTTGCAACATGCCCACGTTCGATTGGCTCTACTACACACGGTACCATCCACCAAAGTTGCCAC GTCCCCAAAAATCGGGTCCCGTTAAACGCACTCCCGGCCGGTTACCACGGGTACCATTTACACCGGCCCAGCTAAGTGCACTGGAGGACGCTTATAAAGTGTCCACCTACCTGAGCTCCGAGGAAGCGAACCAGCTTGCCTACAGTCTAGAGCTGACCAACACGCGCGTGAAAATTTGGTTCCAAAATCGACGTGCCAGAGATCGGCGAGAAAAGCGGGAAGCGTCGCTTGCCACCGGCGGCAGCAGCTACACGAATCCTTCTGCCTCACTCAGTATGGCGCCGCTGCTGAGCGTTGCACACAGCAATTCTCGAGCTGGCAGCAGTCATCCGTCCTCGCCGTCCAGCGTAGAAGCGACCGGTAGTCGACAGAGCAGAAGTCCTACCACCGACCGTAGCTACTAG